Within the Indicator indicator isolate 239-I01 chromosome 26, UM_Iind_1.1, whole genome shotgun sequence genome, the region GCCTTTTGAGTATGCAAGGTGGCAGTGAGCAGAAAGCCAAATGACTTCCCTTTTTTTGTGCCTTTGTCTCAGGCTTTGGATAGAAGTCTACctgaagaagcttttttttttttttttttccctttttaaggGGTTCCTgagatgtttttcctttttccccaagggacagcccttccctgcccttGTGATCAGATGGTGACTGTCTCAGTATTCCTGGATGCCTGTTCCAGATGTCACAGCTGAAACCGACAACTGTGAACAAGTAGCTTAGGTTCCAGCCCTTGATGTCACTGGAAAAAACACCTAGCAGGGGACAGAAGAACTGGAAGAGCTCCTTCAGGTCTGGTCTCCTGAAGGCAAGATGGAGAACTTCCAGGCAGTGTGGTGCCTGtgtgcctgtgtctgtgcagtTCAGAGCTGAATGAGtcacagctgtgtggtgctcaCAGCTTTTGGGTGTTGCAGTGTGGCTGGGAGGCTCCTGCCCCCCACACTCTCTTGCTGGGGGCTTGCCCCCAGTGTTtgaccagggagcagagccctgcagttTGTCTCTTAGTGTTTACGTTGGAATGGgattgcagcaggcagggaaatgTCTTGATGTGGAAGctaggctgcagcaggcagggaaatgTCTTGATGTGGAAGCTGGGCTGGACAGGCCTGTTTGTGATGGAaaacagcaggaggagaagaggaccagcagagcagcttcagcccTTGATGTGAGACAGATTCTGAGCAGCTGTGAAGGACCAAGTGTttcaggctctgttcagtgctCCAGTGGGAGAAATGTGTCTGCTTCTTGCACTTATGTGACGGGGAAGTAAACAGCCTTGCTGAGAGGCCAAGGGGTCTGGGAGCTGGGCCAGCACTGAGCCAGCTTACCTGCTGGTGCTCCTGCATCTCCAAATGCCAAAGCTCGTACAATTCAGGAATGCTTTTTCTAACATCAACCTGGTTCCACCAGTCTGTCatcactgctgctcccagctcgGCTCAGGTGTTCTCAGTGGCACAAACACAGTGgcaggctggagctgtggggGCTCAGGAATGTGATGACAGGATCTGGCCTCCTGTACTGCCCAGTGGGGCTGGGGCACCTGTGTTTCATCTTGGGTCCAGATGGATTTGTCCCAGGAGTGTGGTGGCAACTGCATTGCAACGGTGCTGGGCTGGATGGGAGGGGAGAaccaggtccatgtcttccAGGACTCTGGCTTGTTCAGAGTTTATTGTGTATATTAAATACTATTTTTGGAGATTGGGGGGAAGatgtgggagggggagggatgTGGCAGGGCTGTCCCCAGTCTGATCAGTGGGATGTTGCTGCAGGTTATTGATAggctttgatttgatttgattttttttcaagaaagtgcttattaaaaaaaaaaaaaggaaaaatactggACAAAGAGAAGTGCTTCCCTCCCTctcaggagcagtgctggttgGTCAGAAGATGTCAATATCCGTTTGCAAACATGAGAGGTCTCTGCTGAAGGGTTTGTGTGATGGAGATTTCAAGGCATGGGGGAAGGTACAGCTTGAACCAGTTTAACTGGGGAGAGTGAAGCTAGGCAGCCTGGGATCTCTGCCCTGGAGATGCCTGTCAGCACAGTGGGGATGTGCCTGTGCCCCCCGGCTCTGTTACCCCCTAACACCTGTGGGTAAGGACACTGCATTGaagcagtggctggagagctgctggtgagCACTGGCCCCAGTTTCTCCTGGCTTCTGTAGGGGCTTTGTTTGTACAGGGCAGTGCTCAGGAAGCAGCCAGCTTGGTAAAGCAGCCCTGGAGACcacaagagcagaggcaggattTGTGCTTCAAGTCTGGGGGCAGCAGCCAGGACTGTGAGGTGCTGTGCAGGTGACAGTGATGTTTAGGTCCCATCAGCATGGCAGCTTTCGGTGCTGGCAGGTGGTCCCACTGCTCTGTGGTGCCCAGCTGCATGGACTGGGACACGTGGAAGGGACTGCTGCTGTCGGCTCAGGTTTGCTTGAAGCTGCAGGTCCGACTTGTCTGTAAAGGCCAAAACAgagtggggagagaggaggaggcttgATTTTGCTGTCCATTGCTTTGTGTTACAGCAACTGGCAGTGACTTGGCTTCAGTTTGTTTTGCAGCGAGCTTGGGCCCTGGGTGGAAAGCACAGGTGTCTATTTCTGACTACACTGGCTTTGCAGGGGCTAGgctgggggagaagaggggctggggggggtattttatttttggtaCACGGTAAcggttttattttttcatttccccAGGATGTTTGGTTGAGGGAATTGTTCTGAAATCTGATGTCTGGCAGTTTtaaccagcagtgtgcttaaaggaaaataaaattatattgtCACTTGGCCGCGGTGGTGCCTTTTCTCTGGCGGTGGGGGCAGAGGAGCCCCTCTGGGGTAAGGCTGGGTGCGGAAGGCCGAAGTTGCCTGCGGGGCGGAGGGGACTGCGGGAAGTGCAGTTTAACATCGCACCGCTGCTGGCGCCcggagctctgcctgctccgcTGCCTCTGATGTTCTCTGCCGGCTGTATTGGGTGGCTGGGTGCAAGCTGAACGGTGCAGCATCCTCACGCAAGAGCTGCTGTGGCCCGCTTTGCTTCCTGCTCCGGTCAGGAGCACCGAGCTGTAATCGGCCGCCTGGGGTTTTGCAAGCCGCTCCGACTGCAGCTGAAACCGCGTCAGGGGCGGtcggaaggggctggagcagaaaGCAAGTAGCAGCTTCTTCCTCTCAGCGTCTGCTCTCAGGGGACAAAGGACCCTGGTCCTGCgcagagcagctgctcttcCAGACAGCCTGAATCTTTGCTCATCCCTTCCTGGGGCGCAGGATGGAGGGATCAAACCCGGTGCCgtgaggaggatgagggagcACTGTCTGGCTTGTTGGAAACAGCAGGCAGTTGGCAGTAGCAGGCGCGTGTTGCTTCCAAGCGGTAGCCGACGTCACTGACCACAGCTCTAGATCTGTTTCCAGTCGTTTTGAGCGAGTTGAGCGTTGGCTGGAGTCCGAGAAGAGGACGTGtatgtttcttcttcttgctctgCTTCCCCGAAGGGCCGGAGGTGACTCTGAGCGGCTCTTaagtgcctgctgcaggctggtggGCAGGCCCTGTTTTGGGAAGAAATCCCAGTCCTCTCCTCGCCGTGATGCTCCCGTGGGACCTCCCCAGTGCAGGACGTCAGGCTCAGGAGACTTGCCCAGCATCTGCCACTGTCCCTCCAACGTGTGCTTGTGGGGAACCTGAGGTGGGGGTGGCAGTGGCACAGTGGTGTGTGCCCGTGGGGTCCCCGGGCACTGCTCCAGCTCGCGGCTCCTTCCTGAGCGGTGCCACCGTTCCGTACACGGGCCAGGGCTCCGTGGGGGACAGCCGCTCCGTAATTACGGCCGTGCTTCGTGATTCAGGCCGTCGGCTAATTAACAGGAGACCCAGGTGCCCGCAGTGCCGGCACCGGGGGTTGTCCCGGGAGGGGTGCGGCAGGGATGGGCTGGGGCTCGCAGCGCTGCCGGCCCGGGGGGCAGCGAGAGGGCACTGCAAGGGTCGGggctgtttttgtttgggtttcgtGGCCCTTTTCCTCGGGTACCCCCGGCCTGGCCCGCTGCCGTCCAGCGGCTGTGCGCAGCCCCGGGCCGACGATGCGTGCTCGGTGCCGGCGCTCTGCGGCGGGCGGGTCGTGACGCGCCTCCCGGGTGCCCCCTCCGGCCACGCCCGCGGCGGGCCCTGCTTAGCTTCGCGGGCCCCCTCTGGTTGCTAGGCAGCGCCCGGCCCGCACCCTCTgacccgccgccgccccgccccgcgctCCCATAGTTACCGAGGGAGGCGGCAGCCATCTTGGCGGCGCTGGGGCGATGAGCGGCTCGAAGGCGAGGGTGGCGGCGCCGGAGAAGAAGCCGCCGCCAGCGGCTGGGGGTCCGCTTAGCCGCCTGCGGGGGCGGCGCGGCTCGGCCGACGCGGCGCCGCGGCCACCGTGGACCGAGTCTGAGTTGCTGGCGCTGGACACGGTCCGGCCCGAGCACGTCTTGGGGCTGTGCCGGGTGACGGAGAGTGAGTgcgggccggggccggggccgggtgGGAGCCGGCAGCGCTCGGCCGCGCGTACGCCGTGCTGCTCTGTTAACCGCCCCTTCGGCAGCGGCGGAGGAGGCTGCGCGGCCGGGGGCGCGGAGCCGACCTTGTCCGTGCCTCGGGGTGGAGATAGAGGGCGGCGGGAGGAACCCTGGGTTCCTCGGGTTCGTGCTGTTCGCCGGGGCGCTGGCGATGGAAGCGGCTAAGCAGTGTGCGCTGGCTGGAGCAGCCGGAGTGCTTCAGCCTTCAGCTTTGTTATAATTGCCGGAAAGTTCGggggttggggggttttgttttccctgtgggctgctgatttttgctttgctgtcccactcctctcctgctctgttaCCTGGCACCTAGTGTGCCTTTGTTTACTCTAGCCTcagtttcctcctgttttcgTGAAGCTGCTGCAAAACAACTTGCTGCATGTATCTTAACAGGCTGGGGCTAACAGCAGAATAACATCCCTTGGTAACTGCTTGGGGAGTTTTTGAAATGCTACTAGGTGTCTTCTCTGTCTTCTAGATTATTTATGCAAACCCGAGGACAACATTTACAACATTGACTTCACCAGGTTTAAGATCCGGGACCTTGAAACTGGCACTGTGCTGTTTGAAATTGCAAAGCCATCTGCCCCAGGTATGTTGTGCTGCCGTTGCAGGGAGCCTAGAGAGACtcaagagcagagaagttgtgatGCAGGACCCATGCAAACCGAGCAGAAAGGTCCCTTGGTATGTCCTGGTGGTTAAGCTCCTCTCCTTCAAGCATAGAACTGAGTTTAGCTTTGCTTGCAAGCTTGTGAATGCAAAGTGAGTATCATGAGATGGGGGAGTGCTCTTCATTGCCAGCTTCCCTCCTTGGCTGGTTATGGTACAGAGCCTTGTGCTGTGGCCATTGCAATGGCagagctcctgcccagctccagggtGATTTCAGCTCCAGAGCCACCAAGGCTGCAGTGACTGTTGTGGCTCGTCTCTTACTACTTAGTGCCTGTACGAGCCTCAGACCAGTGCCTGAACACCTAAGTCACAGCCTGCTTGTCCTGGTGTCacctggctgtgccctgctggcagAGTGAGTGACACCCACTGCTGTGTTTTCCAGAGCAAGAGGAAGAGGGTGAGGATGACAGCCGTGAGCTGGACGCTAGTGCAGGCCGCTTTGTTCGCTACCAGTTCACCCCAGCTTTTCTCCGCCTGCGGACTGTGGGTGCAACGTGAGTACCAGGGGTGCAACGTGAGTACCAGTGcctgggagggaaagagaggccTGCACAGAGTGGCACTTGGTAGCTGGTGATGGGACTGAACCAGAGAGCAGGGAGCTTGGCTTGCACCACAGACACCTAGGCCCCTCTCTGGGGTGATCTATGTGGTTCTTGTTTAGGCTCAGGTGCCAGGTTCTGTCcttcccctcagcagcacaggtaGGTTGTCTCAGGTGGTGTCTGCTGTTCTTTGCACGCAGGGTGGAGTTCACAGTGGGAGAAAAACCAGTGTCAAACTTCCGAATGATCGAGAGGCATTACTTCCGAGATCGCTTGCTGAAGAACTTTGACTTTGACTTTGGcttctgcatccccagcagcaggaacacctGTGAGCACATTTACGAATTCCCTCAGCTCTCAGAAGACCTCAGTGAGTATCTCCTTTCCCACACTGAGCTTATGTGTGCTCATgtgctcctttcctccctctctctgcttggGGAAGAAGCAGTAACTAGGATGGAGTGGGACACAAATAGGAAGGTGCAGGTTCCTGGTTTAAGTTGGGTGTAATCTTGACTGAATTACAGATTTGTGCTGGAAATTCTCCTTTGAAAATGAAAGCCTAACGCAACCTGTGTAGTCAAGTCCCAGGCTGCAGAAACTGATCAGAGTCACAGGGCTGATGTAGCTGATGCCTAACAGCATAGGCCAGAAGAGAGCAAACCCTGAAAGAAGATTCTCTTGGTAGCCACACACCTGTTTGCAGCACATGCTTGTGAGGCTTGAGCCTCCTGCTTTGAAATAGGACTGGTGCTTCTCAGAGAGGTGCTTTTGAGCCTAGCAAGACCTCTGTAGACAGCTGTTGTGCAGGGTGTCTTGACCTTGGGGtggatggagcagcagcacgTGACCCATctgtggctgcccaggggcaggaggaggcacagAGTTTGTATCCACCCTACatgtggggagtgctgctgctgtttggtttGTGAATGGCcgccactgcctgcagccctgattgctgctctgctccagtggtGCCTCTCACAGTTTCTAAGGCCTCATGTGAGGttcctccatccctgctttgtttgcttttgacaGCACTCCTGACAGTCCTGGGAGAGGGAACAGTGGGAAGGGACAGGCCTGAGCTTctgaagctgctcagcagagcagtttgcttctcttccttgggcagggcagggcatcAGTCTGGTgaatgcagcagtggcagcagggctggggtgccCAGGTGTAACTGAGCCCTCTCCTCCGCAGTCCGCCTGATGGTCGCCAACCCCTACGAGACGCGCTCGGACAGCTTCTACTTCGTGGACAACAAGCTGATCATGCACAACAAGGCCGACTATGCTTACAACGGAGGGCAGTAACCATTCCACAGCCACGGGATGCTGTggtgccctcagctgctctgcctgtcaGGATGGACTGTGGATGCTGTCTCGTGCACCAAGGCCTCTTGCCCAAACCTTTTCTCCTTGCGTGAGGCTGAAAACACGAAGCAAAGACAACAGCtcatgaaaggaaaggaaacctCCCTCCAACACTTCTCTGTCCTACCCTCGGCATATCTTGCCTCTCATTCTCTACTTCTGGTTGCTTTCTGGTACCTTAATTTGGTGATGGATCAAGAGGCATTGTTAGAACACTCTTGCTTTATAGTTAGGTTGCACCTTCAGCCCTTCTGGTGTTCCACCTGCTGGGTGCCTGCCCCTCCTCAAGAGGTCAGATTCTTTGAGTAAGCTGTTTCTTAGCAGGAAAATGTTATCCCTTCAAGCAGGCAGTGATGCCTGAACAGCAGATCTATTCTTCAGATGGGTAGCTCATCTCTTTAGTGCACTCTTTAGTGGTTTAGTTTGTAGCATGGTTGACATTACTTAGAGTGCATCCCAGTATTCCCCAGTGAGAAAGATCAGAGAATAATTCAGCTTCTAAGTGGCACAGCTGTCTTCCTTCTGCTCGAGGGGCTTCTGCTGTCCCTGAGAACAGTTTCATCTCTTGTTTTACCAGAGATAGGGGATTGGGGAAGAAAGGGTTTTATCCAGGTTGGTCATCAAGTCAGTCTGAAAGCATTTCTGTTTGAGGTCTTGTGGGCAAATTGTTGGATTTTGGAGCTCAGGGGTCAACTTTAGAGCTGAAGTTAATCTCACTGTGTTTACCATttctcttgcttctctttataTGGGACTTTGGGCCCCTGCTACAGAATGTATTGCTCTTTAGATTGACAGCACATTGTCAGTCTAGCTTGGGTGGAGGGTGGATGGGGCCttgaagaaaaagggagaatgTGGAAAATCACTTGGAAAAACATGGGAAGCAGAGCTTCCTAGGCTTCAGTCTCTCTGTACTTGTAAGCTTGGATATCTGTCAGAGGTTCTGGAGGGAGGGatggtgctggggctggctcaGTGGCTGTGTTTCAGCTGAGGTGTTGGTAGCTGAAAGCATCCTGGGGCAGATGGCTCAGTGTTACGGAATGGGATTCTTGCCAAGGGAGAATTACCAGGATTCTCTTCTTGTTTGAGCTCCCATCACTCCTGTGCCTACTTAGATGCTTTTTATTTATGATTTAGGAAGTTCTCCTGCCAAGGTGTTCACCACCAGACCGGAGGGTGCATTCCACAGCTGCCATTGGATCTGGCAGTTACGATAGCATCGTGCAGTGGCAGGAGGAGACCTGTATCTTCCCAGCAGCCATACTGGGGTCCACCTCCCAGCTGTGCAAAATCTGAGCAAACTAATCCCTTTTCTGCCTATTTTGCTGCCTCTCAAGACTGGCATTTTTCCTGCTCCCTTGCCAGGCTGGTCAGTTCTGTTTCCTCTACGTGGAAGTTAGGTTGTGTCTAGCCTGGAGGCATTTGCTACTATTAGTTCCATTTGTTCCTTGGGACAGTTGAAACGTAACCCTTGTGGATACAGTTGATTACCTGTTTCCATAAGTAAGATTCTGTGTAGTCTGGATTTTCGCAGGATGGAGTGGGGTGGGTCCCACAGCCTGCTAATGTGTAGATGGAAGCTACTGCCTTGCAGATTAGTGGTATTAACTTTGGTGTAGAAGACCAACTGGCATCAAAGGAAGCAGTGAGAGTATGTGGGGTGGCAGCCATGGAAGAATCTCCAGCTCTTGGGAATATACTTAATTATGATTAGCCACATCAAATGACTTGGTATGGGTGGAGCCTTAGTCAAGAACAACCACAACAAATGTTTTGGGAATGTGGAGGGGCAAGGTCTTCTTGGTTGAAAGATGAACAATTCTGCCACCATCAatcccctccagcacttccaAAGGCACTTAGGCAATCCTCTTGAGTTATTTCATGATTAGGTAAAGCTGCTTATGAGGTGGAGCTTGAGATGTCTCCTACAGTGATTGTCTTTGGAGGGCCTCCTGCCATGCCAGTGAGGTGGGAAACGCTTGTTCTGCTGGAAGTTACTTGTGATGAGGCAGaactgcctggaagtgttcagaaatgCTCAGGATTGCGTCTGAAGATCCTCCTGGTGATCCCCTGAGAAACTTTA harbors:
- the UNC119B gene encoding protein unc-119 homolog B — its product is MSGSKARVAAPEKKPPPAAGGPLSRLRGRRGSADAAPRPPWTESELLALDTVRPEHVLGLCRVTENYLCKPEDNIYNIDFTRFKIRDLETGTVLFEIAKPSAPEQEEEGEDDSRELDASAGRFVRYQFTPAFLRLRTVGATVEFTVGEKPVSNFRMIERHYFRDRLLKNFDFDFGFCIPSSRNTCEHIYEFPQLSEDLIRLMVANPYETRSDSFYFVDNKLIMHNKADYAYNGGQ